One region of Syntrophobacter fumaroxidans MPOB genomic DNA includes:
- a CDS encoding (2Fe-2S) ferredoxin domain-containing protein encodes MRKPDHHILVCASFRGTEAKGKCIKKESLQLISYLEEELDDRGINAMVSSTGCLKLCEQGPIMVVYPQGYWYRSVTDENAVDEILDALEEGKPAQSRLLQIYGKGT; translated from the coding sequence ATGCGGAAACCGGATCATCACATATTGGTGTGCGCGAGTTTCAGAGGCACGGAGGCGAAGGGGAAGTGCATCAAGAAGGAGTCGTTGCAGCTCATCAGCTACCTCGAGGAGGAACTGGACGATCGCGGCATCAATGCCATGGTCTCCAGCACGGGCTGTCTGAAACTCTGCGAGCAGGGGCCGATCATGGTCGTTTACCCGCAGGGGTACTGGTATCGAAGCGTCACCGACGAAAACGCCGTCGATGAAATCCTGGACGCACTCGAAGAAGGAAAGCCGGCCCAAAGCCGCCTTCTTCAGATTTACGGGAAGGGAACATGA
- a CDS encoding nitrogenase component 1, giving the protein MEPLPYVSTTNACKLCGPLGACLAFRGVEGAVPMLHGSQGCATYMRRYIISHFREPMDIASSALGEKHAVYGGGANLKQGLKNVMTKFGARLIGIATTCLTETIGEDVPMIVEEFRREIRRKGGEEPPAFVSVRTPSYSGTHMEGFHGAVRAVVEQLAGEGHAARMLNLLPGFLSPEDLRHLKEILAAFRCAATILPDISMTLDGPALDDYPKIPGGGTPIEDIWRMGGAGATFELGRTLHGDPQSTGKLLKERFEVALHSMGVPIGLRETDTFFGALEQLTGMERSPRFAMERGRLVDSYVDAHKYLFGKRAVVYGEEDLAVGLTAFLAEVGITPVLCATGGRSGRFRSAVEQVTADILPEAPAVGEGMDFRQIEEQAEILSPDIMIGHSKGYSIARKLGIPLVRVGFPIHDRFGGQRTLHVGYRGTQSLLDRIVNGLIEGNQNNSPVGYGYM; this is encoded by the coding sequence ATGGAACCGTTGCCATATGTCTCCACCACCAATGCCTGCAAGCTCTGCGGGCCCCTTGGGGCCTGCCTGGCCTTTCGCGGCGTCGAAGGCGCCGTGCCGATGCTGCACGGGTCCCAGGGCTGCGCGACATACATGCGCCGCTACATCATCAGCCATTTCAGGGAACCGATGGACATCGCCTCGTCGGCTCTAGGAGAAAAACACGCGGTCTACGGAGGTGGAGCCAATCTCAAGCAGGGACTGAAGAATGTGATGACCAAATTCGGTGCCAGGCTGATCGGCATCGCCACCACCTGCCTTACGGAAACCATCGGAGAGGACGTCCCGATGATCGTGGAGGAGTTCCGACGGGAGATACGGCGCAAGGGCGGCGAGGAGCCGCCCGCCTTCGTGAGCGTCCGGACCCCCAGCTATTCCGGAACTCACATGGAAGGGTTTCACGGAGCGGTTCGGGCGGTGGTGGAGCAATTGGCGGGCGAGGGACACGCGGCACGGATGCTCAATCTGCTGCCCGGCTTTCTCTCACCGGAAGATCTGCGCCATCTCAAGGAAATTCTCGCGGCCTTCCGGTGCGCGGCGACGATCCTGCCGGACATCTCCATGACCCTGGACGGCCCGGCGCTCGACGACTACCCCAAAATTCCCGGCGGCGGAACTCCAATCGAGGACATATGGCGCATGGGAGGCGCCGGCGCGACGTTCGAGCTCGGCAGGACCCTGCACGGTGACCCGCAATCGACGGGAAAGCTTCTCAAGGAGCGCTTCGAGGTGGCTCTGCACTCGATGGGGGTCCCCATCGGCTTGCGGGAGACCGACACCTTCTTCGGTGCCCTGGAGCAACTGACAGGGATGGAGCGCTCGCCGCGTTTCGCCATGGAGCGGGGTCGCCTGGTGGATTCCTATGTGGACGCGCACAAGTATTTGTTTGGAAAACGGGCGGTGGTCTATGGGGAAGAAGACCTGGCGGTCGGGCTGACAGCGTTTCTCGCCGAAGTCGGGATCACGCCGGTGCTCTGCGCAACCGGGGGCAGGAGCGGACGTTTTCGATCGGCGGTTGAACAGGTCACGGCCGATATTCTTCCCGAAGCGCCGGCCGTGGGGGAAGGGATGGACTTCAGGCAAATCGAAGAACAGGCCGAAATCCTTTCCCCCGATATCATGATCGGCCACAGCAAAGGCTATTCCATCGCCCGGAAACTCGGCATTCCCCTTGTTCGGGTAGGTTTTCCCATCCACGACCGGTTCGGAGGGCAGAGAACGCTTCACGTGGGGTACCGGGGCACCCAGTCTCTGCTCGACCGGATTGTCAACGGGCTCATCGAGGGAAACCAGAACAATTCGCCGGTAGGCTACGGATACATGTGA
- a CDS encoding NifB/NifX family molybdenum-iron cluster-binding protein has protein sequence MKETLDLSRHPCFNAAVKGSYGRVHLPVAARCNIRCNYCNRKYDCVDESRPGVTSALLSPTLACRYLERVLEREPRIAVAGIAGPGDPFAEPGKTLQVMRSLRERFPRLLLCLSTNGLGIGDHLDGIVKIGISHVTITVNAVDPGVGMKIYSWVRDGKVIYRGLKGAQLLLERQLNAIEGLKRRGVTVKVNTIVVPSINDGHVEAVARRMGELGVDVLNCMPMHPNKDTPFEHIAEPGREMIEEIRATAGKYLPQMRHCARCRADAVGLLGEDRGEGARESLTECAGLPAGSVERPYVAVATMEGLLVNQHLGEAHRFQIWSRAGDGYRCVEERAAPEPGGGIQRWTRLAEMLGDCRAVLVAGIGDNPAVVLREAGVQPIELNGFIEPALDAVFSGHGLKEFKARRRGGCSNGFGCLGSGEGC, from the coding sequence ATGAAAGAGACACTCGATCTCAGTCGTCACCCCTGCTTCAATGCGGCCGTCAAGGGTTCATACGGCCGGGTTCACCTGCCGGTTGCCGCTCGCTGCAACATCAGATGCAACTACTGCAACCGGAAATACGACTGCGTCGATGAAAGCCGTCCCGGAGTGACGAGCGCACTGCTTTCTCCGACTCTGGCCTGCCGTTACCTGGAGCGGGTTTTGGAACGGGAGCCCCGCATCGCGGTGGCCGGAATCGCCGGGCCGGGCGATCCGTTTGCGGAACCTGGAAAGACCCTGCAGGTGATGCGCTCCCTGAGAGAGAGATTCCCGCGCTTGCTGCTTTGCCTTTCCACGAACGGACTGGGAATCGGGGATCACCTGGACGGGATCGTCAAGATCGGGATTTCCCACGTCACGATCACGGTCAATGCCGTAGATCCCGGCGTCGGCATGAAAATATACAGCTGGGTCCGTGACGGCAAAGTCATCTATCGAGGTCTGAAAGGCGCGCAACTGCTGTTGGAACGGCAGTTGAACGCCATCGAGGGATTGAAGCGAAGGGGCGTGACGGTCAAGGTCAACACCATCGTCGTGCCGTCGATTAACGATGGCCACGTGGAGGCCGTGGCCCGCAGGATGGGGGAACTCGGAGTGGATGTGCTCAACTGCATGCCGATGCACCCCAACAAGGATACGCCGTTCGAGCATATTGCCGAACCCGGCAGGGAAATGATCGAGGAAATTCGGGCGACGGCCGGGAAATACCTGCCCCAGATGAGGCACTGCGCCAGGTGCAGGGCGGATGCGGTCGGGCTGTTGGGAGAGGATCGCGGCGAGGGGGCGCGCGAGAGCCTCACAGAATGTGCCGGCCTGCCCGCCGGTTCAGTCGAGCGGCCCTACGTCGCGGTGGCGACCATGGAGGGGTTGCTCGTCAACCAGCACCTTGGCGAGGCTCATAGGTTCCAGATCTGGTCCCGGGCGGGAGACGGATATCGCTGTGTCGAGGAACGCGCGGCCCCGGAACCCGGGGGAGGAATCCAGCGCTGGACGCGCCTCGCGGAGATGCTTGGCGACTGCCGCGCCGTTCTTGTGGCGGGAATCGGGGATAACCCGGCCGTGGTGCTCAGGGAAGCTGGAGTGCAACCGATCGAGCTCAACGGGTTCATCGAACCCGCGCTCGATGCGGTATTCTCCGGGCACGGCTTGAAGGAATTCAAGGCGCGGCGGCGGGGCGGATGCTCCAACGGCTTTGGATGTCTTGGCTCCGGCGAGGGCTGCTAG
- a CDS encoding P-II family nitrogen regulator: protein MIMIKSIVRPEKVDNVLAALMEAGFPAVTKMSVVGRGKQRGIRIGEITYDEIPKELLLTVVQDHDKDFVIKTVIAAARTGDKGAYGDGKIFVSPVHEVYTISSGIREKSSGVLEEVNL, encoded by the coding sequence ATGATAATGATCAAATCCATCGTCAGACCGGAGAAGGTGGACAACGTTCTTGCCGCGCTCATGGAAGCCGGCTTCCCGGCGGTGACCAAGATGTCGGTGGTCGGCCGCGGCAAGCAGCGCGGAATAAGAATAGGGGAGATCACCTACGACGAGATTCCGAAGGAACTGCTCCTCACCGTCGTGCAGGACCACGACAAGGACTTCGTGATCAAGACGGTCATCGCCGCCGCCCGGACCGGGGACAAGGGCGCCTACGGGGACGGCAAAATCTTCGTCAGTCCGGTGCACGAGGTCTACACGATCAGCTCCGGAATCCGGGAAAAGTCCTCGGGGGTCCTCGAAGAGGTGAACCTATGA
- the nifE gene encoding nitrogenase iron-molybdenum cofactor biosynthesis protein NifE, with the protein MMTAAGSVIFEERKSQIHRKGEKPFDMNCNRESLAGAVSQRACVFCGSRVVLYPIADALHLVHGPIGCAAYTWDIRGALSSGPALHRMSFSTDLQERDIIFGGEEKLYRALIELIDRHRPRAAFVYSTCIVGIIGDDLEAVCRRVSAEKDGIPVLPVQSEGFKGNKREGYSAACKAMFRLVGTGGTEGISPLSVNILGDFNLAGELWIVREYLARIGVETVANITGDGRVEDIMRAHGAALNLVQCSGATMELAQMMKESYGVPFLRVSYFGVEDMAQALYDVAAFFKDRDREIVGRTRALVKDELLKLYPALQEFKKDLCGKKAAIYVGGAFKAFSLVKAFRLLGMKVVLVGSQTGTDQDYRELHEITDRGTIIVDDSNPLELSSFLKEKECDVFVGGVKERPIAYKLGVGFCDHNHERKQPLEGFVGMLNFAKEIHSSVMSPVWRFVPRRKARN; encoded by the coding sequence ATGATGACTGCCGCCGGGTCCGTCATTTTTGAAGAACGGAAAAGCCAGATTCACAGGAAGGGGGAAAAACCCTTCGACATGAATTGCAACCGCGAAAGCCTGGCCGGTGCGGTCAGCCAGCGGGCCTGCGTGTTCTGCGGTTCGAGGGTCGTGCTCTACCCCATAGCCGATGCGCTACATCTCGTGCACGGTCCCATAGGGTGCGCCGCATACACGTGGGACATCCGGGGGGCCCTCTCCTCCGGACCGGCCTTGCACCGGATGAGCTTCTCGACCGACCTCCAGGAGCGGGACATCATTTTCGGCGGGGAGGAAAAGCTCTACCGGGCGCTGATTGAGTTGATCGACCGCCACCGACCCAGGGCGGCGTTCGTCTATTCAACCTGTATCGTGGGGATCATCGGGGACGATCTCGAGGCGGTTTGCCGGCGAGTGTCGGCTGAAAAGGACGGTATCCCGGTCCTCCCGGTCCAGTCGGAAGGGTTCAAAGGGAACAAGCGGGAAGGGTACAGCGCGGCCTGCAAGGCTATGTTCCGCTTGGTGGGAACGGGGGGCACCGAGGGTATTTCGCCCCTGAGCGTCAATATCCTCGGGGATTTCAACCTGGCCGGAGAGTTGTGGATCGTTCGAGAGTACCTGGCCAGGATAGGCGTCGAGACCGTGGCCAACATCACAGGGGACGGGCGCGTGGAGGACATCATGCGTGCCCACGGAGCCGCTCTGAACCTCGTTCAGTGTTCCGGGGCGACCATGGAGCTGGCGCAGATGATGAAGGAATCGTACGGCGTTCCGTTCCTGCGGGTTTCCTATTTCGGCGTCGAGGACATGGCGCAGGCACTCTACGATGTGGCCGCGTTCTTCAAGGACCGGGACCGGGAAATCGTCGGGCGCACACGTGCACTGGTGAAGGATGAGCTCCTGAAACTCTATCCCGCGCTTCAGGAATTCAAAAAGGATCTTTGCGGGAAAAAAGCAGCCATTTATGTTGGCGGCGCGTTCAAAGCCTTTTCTCTGGTCAAGGCCTTCCGCCTCCTGGGGATGAAAGTCGTCCTGGTCGGTTCGCAGACAGGAACCGACCAGGACTACAGGGAACTCCACGAGATCACCGATCGGGGGACGATCATCGTCGACGACTCCAATCCGCTCGAACTCTCGAGCTTTCTCAAGGAAAAGGAGTGCGACGTCTTCGTCGGAGGCGTCAAGGAACGGCCCATAGCGTACAAGCTTGGCGTGGGTTTTTGCGATCACAACCACGAACGGAAACAGCCGCTGGAAGGGTTTGTGGGAATGCTGAACTTTGCGAAGGAGATCCATTCATCGGTAATGAGCCCGGTCTGGCGGTTCGTGCCCCGCAGGAAAGCGAGGAATTGA
- the nifD gene encoding nitrogenase molybdenum-iron protein alpha chain, which translates to MSAIHEGKAAPAAEAIDPAAVKQELIAKYPTKVARKRGKQIIVNRVGEDCSVPEIGANTRTIPGIITQRGCSYAGCKGVVLGPTRDLVNLTHGPIGCGFYSWLTRRNQTRPATPEEANFMPYCFSTDLQDEDIVFGGEKKLRAAILEAYDIFHPKAISIFATCPVGLIGDDIHTVAKEMKERLGINVFAFSCEGYKGVSQSAGHHIANNGIFKHVVGLDDTSREGKYRINLLGEYNIGGDAFEIERVLEKCGITLVATFSGNSTYEQFASSHMADLNTVMCHRSINYVAEMMERKFGIPWIKTNFIGAGSAAKSLRKIAKYFEDRELSDRVEEIIAEEMVEVEKVQAEVRARCEGKLAMLFVGGSRAHHYQDLFAEIGMRTISAGYEFAHRDDYEGRRVLPDIKVDADSRSIEELEVHPDPDRYRPRKTAEQIAELKRDGLSFNDYEGMMVRMADGTLVIDDISQYETERMIETYKPAIFCAGIKEKYAVQKKGIPMKQLHSYDSGGPYAGFKGAVNFYREIDRMVNSRIWSYLKAPWQTNPELAATYACE; encoded by the coding sequence ATGTCCGCAATCCATGAAGGAAAGGCCGCACCCGCGGCCGAAGCGATCGACCCGGCTGCAGTGAAGCAGGAACTCATCGCCAAGTACCCGACCAAGGTTGCCCGCAAGCGCGGGAAGCAGATCATCGTCAACAGGGTGGGCGAAGACTGTTCGGTCCCGGAGATCGGGGCCAACACCCGCACCATTCCCGGCATCATTACCCAGCGCGGGTGCAGCTACGCGGGCTGCAAAGGCGTGGTGCTGGGACCGACCAGGGACCTTGTGAACTTGACCCACGGTCCGATCGGGTGCGGCTTTTACAGTTGGCTCACCCGGAGGAACCAGACCAGGCCGGCGACTCCCGAGGAGGCGAACTTCATGCCCTACTGTTTCTCCACGGATCTTCAGGACGAGGACATCGTGTTCGGAGGGGAGAAGAAGCTGAGGGCGGCAATCCTTGAAGCTTACGACATCTTTCATCCCAAGGCGATCAGCATTTTTGCCACGTGTCCCGTCGGCCTTATCGGCGACGACATTCACACCGTGGCGAAGGAGATGAAGGAGAGACTGGGCATCAACGTCTTTGCGTTCAGCTGCGAGGGCTACAAAGGGGTGAGCCAGTCGGCGGGCCACCACATCGCGAACAACGGCATATTCAAACACGTGGTGGGGCTGGACGACACCTCGCGCGAAGGAAAGTACCGGATCAACCTGCTCGGCGAATACAACATCGGCGGAGATGCGTTCGAGATCGAGCGGGTGCTCGAAAAATGCGGCATCACGCTGGTGGCCACGTTCAGCGGCAATTCCACTTACGAGCAGTTCGCGAGTTCCCACATGGCGGACCTGAATACTGTGATGTGCCATCGTTCCATCAATTACGTCGCCGAGATGATGGAACGAAAGTTCGGCATTCCCTGGATCAAGACCAATTTCATCGGCGCCGGATCGGCTGCGAAGTCCCTGCGAAAGATCGCGAAGTACTTCGAGGATCGCGAACTGAGCGATCGGGTCGAAGAGATCATCGCCGAGGAGATGGTGGAAGTGGAAAAGGTGCAGGCCGAAGTCCGGGCGCGCTGCGAAGGCAAGCTGGCGATGCTCTTTGTCGGGGGCTCGCGCGCCCACCATTACCAGGACCTCTTCGCCGAGATCGGAATGAGGACGATCTCCGCGGGGTATGAATTCGCGCACCGCGACGACTACGAAGGCCGGCGCGTCCTCCCGGACATCAAGGTGGACGCGGACAGCCGCAGCATCGAGGAACTCGAAGTACATCCCGACCCGGACCGGTATCGTCCCAGGAAGACCGCGGAACAGATTGCGGAACTCAAGAGAGACGGTCTGTCCTTCAACGACTACGAGGGGATGATGGTCCGGATGGCGGACGGGACCCTGGTGATCGACGACATCAGCCAGTACGAAACGGAGAGGATGATCGAGACCTACAAGCCCGCGATCTTCTGCGCGGGCATCAAGGAAAAGTACGCGGTCCAGAAGAAGGGCATCCCGATGAAGCAACTGCATAGCTACGATTCGGGCGGTCCCTATGCCGGATTCAAGGGAGCGGTGAATTTCTACCGAGAGATCGACCGCATGGTGAACAGCAGGATCTGGTCGTACCTCAAAGCCCCCTGGCAGACCAACCCCGAACTCGCCGCAACTTACGCGTGCGAATGA
- a CDS encoding sigma-54-dependent Fis family transcriptional regulator, whose protein sequence is MEKRIRETELNVIFETCRVIGQALKLDQALDTILAILSSSLAMKRATITLEDEDTGYLIIRASHGLTDAERRRGVYRKDEGITGLIFQSADSYVVPDISKEPLFLNKTRSRLIQKESISFLGVPILLHGKAIGVLHVDRLFGDEVPFEEDIRLLSIVATLIAQFVSLNRQVKLREAKLLRDCSPSGKKGIEAGDRFFMVGRSPSMLVVQRHIEKVAPSKASVLLLGESGTGKTLVAQMLHELSIRSSAPFVKINCASLPENLLESELFGYEKGAFTGAVRSKPGRIEEAEGGTVFLDEVGELTPALQAKLLRFLQDKEFERLGSTRTRVVDVRVLAATNRDLAAVVAEGTFREDLYYRLNVFPIQIPPLRARKEDIPDLLHHFLDRISREYGRRIGITNAAMALLAGYDWPGNVREMENLVERMVIMADEDEIGVNVLPPFLSEQMTGSGGETLSRIEKMERKEILAALERNGWNQTRTAKELGITLRQIGYRVRKFGLDRLLMHQRRGG, encoded by the coding sequence ATGGAAAAGCGGATAAGAGAAACGGAACTCAACGTGATTTTCGAAACGTGCAGGGTCATCGGACAGGCGCTGAAGCTCGACCAGGCCCTTGACACGATTCTGGCGATTCTCTCCTCCTCCCTCGCCATGAAACGCGCCACAATCACGCTCGAGGACGAGGATACCGGCTACCTCATCATCCGGGCTTCCCACGGCTTGACCGATGCGGAACGGAGACGGGGGGTCTACCGGAAGGATGAAGGGATCACCGGGCTGATTTTCCAGTCCGCCGATTCCTACGTGGTGCCGGACATCAGCAAGGAACCCCTGTTTCTGAACAAGACGCGCTCGAGACTGATTCAAAAGGAGTCCATCAGTTTCCTCGGGGTTCCCATATTGTTGCACGGCAAGGCCATCGGCGTTCTGCACGTGGACCGGTTGTTCGGCGACGAGGTCCCTTTCGAAGAGGACATCCGGCTCCTGTCCATCGTGGCGACCCTGATCGCCCAGTTCGTCAGTCTGAACCGCCAGGTAAAACTGCGCGAGGCCAAACTGCTCAGGGATTGCTCGCCGTCCGGAAAGAAAGGGATCGAAGCTGGGGACCGCTTCTTCATGGTGGGCAGGAGTCCGTCGATGCTCGTCGTACAGCGTCATATCGAGAAGGTGGCGCCGAGCAAGGCTTCGGTGCTTCTCCTGGGAGAGTCTGGAACGGGAAAAACGCTGGTGGCTCAAATGCTGCACGAGCTGAGCATCAGGTCCAGCGCGCCTTTTGTGAAGATCAATTGCGCGTCTCTGCCCGAGAACCTGCTCGAATCGGAGCTCTTCGGTTATGAGAAGGGCGCATTCACCGGCGCGGTGAGATCGAAGCCCGGGAGAATCGAGGAAGCGGAGGGGGGGACCGTTTTTCTTGATGAGGTCGGCGAGCTTACGCCGGCGCTCCAGGCCAAGTTGCTTCGTTTTCTCCAGGATAAGGAATTCGAGAGGCTCGGGAGTACTCGGACCAGGGTGGTCGACGTGCGGGTGCTCGCCGCCACGAACCGGGACCTTGCCGCGGTGGTGGCGGAAGGAACGTTTCGGGAGGACCTCTACTACAGGCTGAATGTCTTCCCCATTCAGATCCCCCCTCTCAGGGCACGCAAGGAAGACATTCCGGATCTGTTGCATCATTTCCTGGACAGAATATCCCGGGAATACGGCCGCCGCATCGGAATAACCAACGCCGCGATGGCATTGCTCGCGGGATATGACTGGCCGGGCAACGTGCGGGAGATGGAGAACCTGGTGGAACGCATGGTGATCATGGCCGATGAGGACGAGATAGGCGTGAACGTGTTGCCTCCGTTCTTGAGCGAGCAGATGACGGGTAGCGGGGGCGAAACGCTTTCCCGAATAGAGAAAATGGAGCGCAAGGAAATCCTGGCGGCACTGGAACGCAACGGATGGAACCAGACGCGCACGGCAAAGGAGCTCGGCATAACACTCAGACAGATTGGCTATCGGGTCAGGAAATTCGGGCTGGACAGGCTTTTGATGCACCAGCGGCGAGGAGGGTAG
- the nifH gene encoding nitrogenase iron protein, translated as MRKIAIYGKGGIGKSTTTQNTVAGLAEMGRKVMVVGCDPKADSTRLLLGGLSQKTVLDTLRTEGEDVELDDIRKVGFSKSICVESGGPEPGVGCAGRGIITSINLLEQLGAYASTQALDYVFYDVLGDVVCGGFAMPIREGKAREIYIVVSGEMMAMYAANNICKGIVKFAEAGGVRLGGLICNSRKVDNEKEMIEAFARQLGTQMIHFVPRDNMVQRAEINRKTVIEFDPAHSQADEYRSLARKIEDNDMHVIPKPMHTDHLEKLLIEHGLAA; from the coding sequence ATGAGAAAAATTGCAATTTACGGCAAGGGGGGCATCGGAAAGTCGACGACGACTCAGAACACCGTGGCGGGTCTGGCGGAGATGGGACGGAAGGTCATGGTCGTGGGCTGCGATCCCAAAGCGGATTCAACAAGGTTGCTGCTCGGGGGGCTGTCTCAGAAGACAGTCCTCGACACTTTGAGGACCGAAGGCGAGGACGTGGAGTTGGACGACATCCGCAAGGTGGGGTTCAGCAAATCCATCTGCGTGGAATCGGGAGGGCCGGAACCGGGCGTGGGCTGCGCCGGACGTGGGATCATCACTTCGATCAACCTGCTCGAACAGCTCGGGGCCTACGCCTCGACCCAGGCCCTCGACTACGTGTTTTACGATGTTCTGGGCGACGTGGTGTGCGGCGGTTTCGCAATGCCCATTCGGGAAGGCAAGGCCCGCGAGATCTACATCGTGGTCTCGGGCGAGATGATGGCCATGTACGCGGCGAACAACATCTGCAAAGGCATCGTCAAGTTTGCCGAGGCGGGGGGCGTGAGGTTGGGCGGGCTGATCTGCAACAGCAGGAAGGTGGACAATGAGAAGGAGATGATCGAAGCCTTCGCCAGACAGTTGGGGACGCAGATGATCCATTTCGTGCCGAGGGATAACATGGTCCAGAGGGCCGAGATCAATCGCAAGACGGTGATCGAGTTCGATCCCGCCCATTCGCAGGCGGATGAGTATCGGAGCCTGGCCCGTAAGATTGAGGACAACGACATGCACGTCATCCCGAAACCCATGCACACGGATCATCTTGAGAAGTTGCTCATTGAACACGGGCTGGCGGCCTGA
- a CDS encoding P-II family nitrogen regulator: protein MKEVMAIVRMNMMNRTKKALSDAGITSMTARDALGRGKGLVDTSLLEGAEKGYEEAVAQLGHSQRLIPKRFIFVVVPDGLVETTIRTIIGVNRTGKSGDGKIFVMPVTDTVCVRTGECGAAALDEI, encoded by the coding sequence ATGAAAGAAGTCATGGCGATCGTTCGCATGAACATGATGAACAGGACGAAAAAAGCCCTTTCGGATGCGGGCATCACCTCGATGACCGCGCGGGATGCGCTCGGCCGCGGCAAGGGTCTGGTCGACACCAGCCTGCTGGAAGGGGCGGAGAAGGGCTACGAGGAAGCGGTGGCTCAGCTCGGACACAGCCAACGCCTCATCCCCAAGCGATTCATTTTCGTGGTCGTGCCCGACGGCCTGGTCGAGACGACGATCAGGACCATCATCGGCGTCAACCGAACGGGCAAATCCGGAGACGGCAAGATCTTTGTCATGCCCGTGACCGATACGGTGTGCGTCAGAACCGGAGAATGTGGGGCCGCAGCTCTGGATGAGATTTGA
- the nifK gene encoding nitrogenase molybdenum-iron protein subunit beta, with protein sequence MLLRHTPEAIRERRALTINPAKTCQPIGAMYAALGIHRCLPHSHGSQGCCAYHRSTLTRHFKEPVMAATSSFTEGASVFGGQSNLIQAIDNIFTVYEPDVIAVHTTCLSETIGDDIPQISRKAQAEGKIPPGKFVIHANTPSYVGSHVTGFANMTKAMADYFAERGGKRLEQINIIPGYVEPSDMEEIRRIAAEMGVRAVVFPDTSNVLNRPQTGKFEMYPRGGVSIEALRSAGSSKCTVALGRTASWPAARALDVKCNVHCELLDLPIGLTATDAFIDVLRRVAGVSVPDSINLERGRLLDIVTDMHQYFYGKKLGLVGDPDQLVSLAEFLVSIDMWPIHIVTGTPGRKFESRIREITRGVPHEVNVTAGGDMFLFHQWIKNDPVDLIMGNTYLKYIARDEDIPLVRFGFPILDRVGHGYFPTVGYRGGMRLLEKILDALLDRKDRDAPEEAFELVL encoded by the coding sequence ATGCTGCTCCGACACACACCGGAAGCAATTCGGGAGCGCAGAGCCCTGACGATCAATCCGGCGAAAACCTGTCAGCCGATCGGGGCGATGTACGCCGCCCTGGGGATACACCGATGCCTGCCGCACAGCCATGGCTCCCAGGGTTGTTGCGCCTACCATCGCAGCACGCTCACGCGGCATTTCAAGGAACCGGTCATGGCGGCCACGAGTTCCTTCACCGAGGGTGCTTCGGTTTTCGGCGGACAGTCCAATCTCATCCAGGCCATAGACAATATCTTCACCGTGTATGAGCCGGATGTCATTGCCGTTCACACCACGTGCCTTTCGGAAACCATCGGGGACGATATCCCGCAGATATCGCGCAAGGCGCAGGCGGAAGGGAAGATCCCCCCCGGCAAGTTCGTCATTCACGCCAACACGCCCAGCTACGTGGGTTCCCATGTGACCGGGTTCGCCAACATGACGAAGGCTATGGCGGATTATTTCGCGGAGCGCGGCGGAAAAAGGCTCGAGCAGATCAACATCATTCCGGGTTACGTCGAACCCTCCGACATGGAGGAGATCCGAAGGATCGCCGCGGAGATGGGAGTTCGGGCGGTCGTGTTTCCCGACACCTCCAACGTGTTGAATCGCCCGCAGACCGGGAAGTTCGAGATGTATCCCAGGGGAGGAGTATCCATCGAAGCCCTCAGGAGCGCCGGGTCGAGCAAGTGTACCGTCGCGCTCGGGCGAACTGCCTCGTGGCCTGCCGCACGGGCCCTGGACGTGAAGTGCAACGTCCACTGCGAACTGCTGGACCTGCCCATCGGACTCACCGCAACGGACGCATTCATCGATGTGTTGAGAAGGGTGGCGGGGGTGAGCGTTCCCGATTCGATCAACCTTGAGCGGGGGCGCCTGCTCGACATCGTCACCGATATGCACCAGTATTTTTATGGGAAAAAGCTGGGGCTTGTCGGCGACCCCGACCAACTCGTCTCCCTCGCGGAGTTTCTCGTCTCCATCGACATGTGGCCCATCCACATCGTCACGGGGACGCCCGGAAGAAAGTTCGAGTCCAGGATTCGGGAAATCACGCGGGGTGTCCCTCACGAAGTCAACGTGACGGCCGGCGGCGACATGTTCCTCTTCCACCAGTGGATCAAGAACGACCCGGTGGACCTCATCATGGGGAACACATACCTGAAGTACATCGCAAGGGACGAAGACATTCCGCTGGTCCGGTTCGGGTTTCCGATCCTGGATCGTGTCGGCCACGGCTATTTTCCCACCGTCGGGTATCGGGGGGGGATGCGGCTGCTGGAAAAAATCCTGGATGCCCTTCTCGACCGCAAAGACCGGGATGCTCCGGAGGAAGCGTTCGAGTTGGTGCTGTAG